The genomic DNA CTTATCATGTTTTGATTGATCTGTCCGGTTCATTGTGTGTGTCCGTCTGCGCACTACAAATCTGTAAAAGAAATCCTTCGACAGGCGGCAACGAGCGAtcgtgtgtgttgctgtagcGTAGTTGTTATCTGTATTAGTCTGTAATCGTACCTTCATTTCTGCTCGATGCATCGCCCGGTTTGGCTTAACATTAAATGAACGGCGGAGCGGAACCGCACAAAGCGATGAGAGTAGATCGCATTTTACGGTGGGAGCGCAAGGGCTCAATagcataaaatatttttgtgcTCGACGTTGGACGGTTGGATTTGGGGCATTAGTTCGTAACGCTCTCGCCACGGAATTCGCAATAGAGGTTCGCAGTTAGCGTTAGAGTTGCAGAAGAGTTCAGGAAATGTGTTTTGCGTGAAATTGTATTACGTTCGCGagccattttattttctgcttTCGTGTACTCTCGAGCTCTCGATTAAATGGGGGGAAGGCGCGTGTAAGGAATTATGAACTAAGTAGAGTTTTAgtcaatgtttttgttttttttaaaggttcTTCTCCTTAgttgcaaaataaaattataacatTCTTAAGCTATGGTTCTGTCGAGTATCTCGTGATGATTATTGGGAAATTTTCGAACGGGACGCAACGAGTCCCAAGAATCGAGTCAAGTCTCAAGGAATCGTCAAGGAGCCTTTTTGGATAACAAGTTCCATTGCCAACGAGCAATGAAGCCTCTGTTAGATGAGGTTTCTCCGAGGGTgtaggttcgtcgctttgctTCATCAAACGAGAAGGTAAGACTCATGGAATTGATTAGTATTTTAGTATGTAGAAGGTGTATTACCTTTTCTCCAACTTCCTATTTCCACAGATCAGATCATCACCAGGCGGACGAACATGAACTAAAGTCATAATCAGCTCGCAACCCCTACGGGGAGGAGACTTGGGACGGTAACCAACATGATGACCAGAGATAACTCCATCCCgataggattggattgaggATCGAAGCGGCGAAGACAAAGTGCCTGCTTGCCGGAGActctgaccgtgatagagCACGACTCGGAAGCAGAGTATTGGTTGGCGGTGACTATCTTGAGGGACTTTTTGCTACCTTATAACGATCGTAACACATTGCTCAGGGGAATCGCAACAGCAATCCGAAGGCGCACTGTGCGagggaatcgtgcctactacgggTTCCACCGAATCCTGACATCCACAAGACTCCTacaacgcacgaaatgcgccatGCATCGCACATTGATACGGCAGGTAGTCCTCTGACATCCTGACGGTAGGATACACTGGTTAGGGCACGTGACGAGGATGCCGGGctcatgccctaccaggaagTTGCTCGCCAGCGACCCGTTCGGTACGAAGCGTAGATGGGCACAGCGAGCTCtggttggctggatcaagtggTGTCAGACCTGGGGGAAATCGGATGCAGCCGGAGCTGGAGAAGTGCAGCCATGGACTGAGTTTCCTGAAAACTGATTGGACACCAGGCCATGTCTTCAATACGTGCTCTATAagagcaggccaagaaagaagcagaagaagttcAAGTTGTCTGGAGCCCTAAGATGATGTGGGTAGAATAGAGGGTTGGCAAAGGATCTTGAAGTGATTTATTCTTTCAGTAGGCTTGGAAGTTCCGATCGGCCTCCATGTTCCGATCCCTGGTGCTATTACGATTAAAGAAACGTCGTAGAATTACATAGTCAACTAGAAACGAAACAGGTGAGCATTATTTTATCATATCGACATATACTATCGAAACTTTACCCTGGTATCCTTCTCTGAGAACTGTATCACTATTTTATTTGTTCGCCTTTTCCATCACCTATTACAaccgaaaagaaagagaaaattgcaCCAACAGCTTAGCTGCGACCTCCCAAACGATACTCACTAGGTAAGTGAACATGACTTTTGCTCAGAATTCATTGCCATAATCAAATTAGGTCAATCGGGGTTTAACTTTAGCCTGTCTCTTATCAGTCGCTCGAGCTTATCACCCGCGAGTGCCAGTTACTTAACGTTAACTTTCACCCGACTGTACGCATTGCCAACCACACCGCGCAGATTCCAGATGTTGGCGAACGATTCCGGCTGCGTGTTGTAGTTGCTGTCGACCGCTTTCGACAGTATTTCGATCGGTCCTTTCTGTCCCGCTTTCACCGGTACCTTAGCCGACCACAACGACCACGACCAGTGACGTCCCGGTCCGGTGCCCCGCTCACTTTCGTCCAGCTTCGCCACGATCCACGTTTTACCACCGTCCGCACTCAGGTCGACACGAACGATTTCCGATCCACCACCGGACCACGCGTATCCCTTCACCGTCACGTACCCATCCTCCGCCTTCACCGTTTCCCCGCTGGCCGGCGTACAGATGGCGGACGTGATGGGCATGTTCTGGATGGCCGGCGCACTCTTAAAGTCGACCGTATCCCAATCGGTGCTGGGGCTGAACGATTTGTAATCGTTCTGCTGCCAGTGGGAAGCGCTTTCGTTGCGCGATACGATAATCTTTCCCAACCATTTCACGTTCCGCGATCCTACCACACCGGGAACGATTACGCGCACAGGAAACCCGTGATCACGGTTCAACGGTTGTCCGTTCATTTCGTACGCCAGAATGACATCACCGCGCGGGTCCATTGCTTTGGCGAGTGGAATCGACGCACCGTACGGTGTGCTGGTCGGATCGGTATCGAGTCCTTCGAACTGTACGTGTCCTTCCTCATCGCCCGGCCGCACACCCATGTCGCGCAACACGTCGCAGAGACGGGCACCGGTCCACCTGGCATTGCCCACCGCCGACGCACCCCACGGCAGTCCCTTGATCGGTTTGACTTCCATCATTTCGCTGCGCCGATTACCGCCGCACATGATTGTGGCCGTGACGGTGTGCTTCGGGTACTTGAGCAGATCGGCAAAGCGGATCGTTTTGCTCCGGCCCGTCTTCTCGTTCTCCATGTCGAGCTCGTAGCTTTTTATGTCCACTTCCGGCACGGGCAGATGGTTCCGTACGTAAAAGAATTCACTGAAAAGTGGATCATAAAAGGAATGAGACATAACGAAACACTGTTGGGGTATAGCAATGGCTTACTTTGGCGTCAGGAAGCTATCCACTAGCACCGAAGCCGGTGGTTCCGCATTGAAGGGTTTCAGTGTGGCAGGTTTCAGTATGGGATGGCGCTTCGGCTCCCCAGACCATGGGTCGTGCAAATCTTTCGTTCCCACCACATCGTCTGGCCGCAAATTTCCAATGCGGTACGTTTCCAGCAGGGACAGCACCTCATGCGTGTTGTGCTGCTGGAAGATGTGCCAAAACGGGTCGATTGCGCCACCGGCCGCCAGCATCACCTTATCGCTGCCCGGATGTTTCGGAACGAAGGACGTTATGTCGTACACACCGACACCGTACGTTACCCAAATGCCGGCGGCCGGTGCGTTGTGCTGCACGATCTCGTCCATCGTGTATTCGGGCAGGTCCTTCCGCACGGTGTCGTGTGCTTTGCGAATTTCGTCTAGCGATGCTTCCTTCGCGAAGACATGCGGTGAGCCTTTCTCTGGAAGTCGGAATAAGAAGGGGGTTACTTAGTGCGCCACGCGACCGGCCTCCAAGTTAATAGCATTGACCGAAAGGGAAAGCTGTCCATTCCCACGCCTGT from Anopheles stephensi strain Indian chromosome 2, UCI_ANSTEP_V1.0, whole genome shotgun sequence includes the following:
- the LOC118507211 gene encoding sulfite oxidase isoform X2; this encodes MFARRILLTNRHLLQSSSCRVIPVVVDSNATGDKAGGWMQTALLHQGQQHQSGGGSGTSAGVSSLSATAVILGGSLLTYLITEKIKKGSPHVFAKEASLDEIRKAHDTVRKDLPEYTMDEIVQHNAPAAGIWVTYGVGVYDITSFVPKHPGSDKVMLAAGGAIDPFWHIFQQHNTHEVLSLLETYRIGNLRPDDVVGTKDLHDPWSGEPKRHPILKPATLKPFNAEPPASVLVDSFLTPNEFFYVRNHLPVPEVDIKSYELDMENEKTGRSKTIRFADLLKYPKHTVTATIMCGGNRRSEMMEVKPIKGLPWGASAVGNARWTGARLCDVLRDMGVRPGDEEGHVQFEGLDTDPTSTPYGASIPLAKAMDPRGDVILAYEMNGQPLNRDHGFPVRVIVPGVVGSRNVKWLGKIIVSRNESASHWQQNDYKSFSPSTDWDTVDFKSAPAIQNMPITSAICTPASGETVKAEDGYVTVKGYAWSGGGSEIVRVDLSADGGKTWIVAKLDESERGTGPGRHWSWSLWSAKVPVKAGQKGPIEILSKAVDSNYNTQPESFANIWNLRGVVGNAYSRVKVNVK
- the LOC118507211 gene encoding sulfite oxidase isoform X1, which encodes MFARRILLTNRRHLLQSSSCRVIPVVVDSNATGDKAGGWMQTALLHQGQQHQSGGGSGTSAGVSSLSATAVILGGSLLTYLITEKIKKGSPHVFAKEASLDEIRKAHDTVRKDLPEYTMDEIVQHNAPAAGIWVTYGVGVYDITSFVPKHPGSDKVMLAAGGAIDPFWHIFQQHNTHEVLSLLETYRIGNLRPDDVVGTKDLHDPWSGEPKRHPILKPATLKPFNAEPPASVLVDSFLTPNEFFYVRNHLPVPEVDIKSYELDMENEKTGRSKTIRFADLLKYPKHTVTATIMCGGNRRSEMMEVKPIKGLPWGASAVGNARWTGARLCDVLRDMGVRPGDEEGHVQFEGLDTDPTSTPYGASIPLAKAMDPRGDVILAYEMNGQPLNRDHGFPVRVIVPGVVGSRNVKWLGKIIVSRNESASHWQQNDYKSFSPSTDWDTVDFKSAPAIQNMPITSAICTPASGETVKAEDGYVTVKGYAWSGGGSEIVRVDLSADGGKTWIVAKLDESERGTGPGRHWSWSLWSAKVPVKAGQKGPIEILSKAVDSNYNTQPESFANIWNLRGVVGNAYSRVKVNVK